The Epinephelus lanceolatus isolate andai-2023 chromosome 1, ASM4190304v1, whole genome shotgun sequence genome has a window encoding:
- the LOC117256755 gene encoding natural resistance-associated macrophage protein 2-like isoform X1, whose translation MKAEQDGDLLEEDSPQENGVQTNQYSSISPPASPVAQDEPFSTYFEEKVPIPENVNQVFSFRKLWAFTGPGFLMSIAYLDPGNIESDLQSGAKAGFKLLWVLLGATIIGLLLQRLAARLGVVTGMHLAEVCNRQYPTVPRVILWLMVELAIIGSDMQEVIGCAIALNLLSVGRIPLWAGVLITITDTFVFLFLDKYGLRKLEAFFGFLITVMALSFGYEYVLVKPDQGEVLKGMFIPYCADCGPVQLEQAVGIVGAVIMPHNIYLHSALVKSRDIDRKNKKEVREANKYYFIESTIALFVSFLINVFVVAVFAQAFYNKTNMEVSQECNATGSPHTDLFPLNNGTLEVDIYKGGVVLGCFFGPAALYIWAIGILAAGQSSTMTGTYSGQFVMEGFLNLRWSRFARVLLTRSIAITPTLLVAIFQDVQHLTGMNDFLNVLQSMQLPFALIPILTFTSLTSIMNDFANGMVWKISGGIVILVVCAINMYFVVVYVTALNSVLLYIIAALLSIAYLCFVGYLAWHCLVALGVSCLDFGSRMQLSRHTDIYLLTDMDTDNVDER comes from the exons ATGAAGGCCGAGCAAGACGGAGACCTCCTGGAAG AGGACTCCCCTCAGGAGAATGGAGTCCAGACAAACCAGTACagctccatctctcctcctgcctCACCAGTGGCCCAGGACGAACCCTTCTCTACATACTTTGAAGAGAAGGTGCCCATTCCTGAGAATGTCAACCAG GTGTTCAGTTTCCGTAAACTCTGGGCCTTCACTGGACCCGGGTTTCTGATGAGTATTGCTTACCTAGATCCAGGGAACATCGAGTCAGACCTGCAGTCTGGAGCTAAAGCTGGCTTTAAG CTCCTATGGGTGCTCCTTGGAGCAACTATCATTGGGCTACTGTTGCAGAGGTTAGCTGCACGCCTCGGGGTCGTCACTGGGATGCACTTGGCTGAAGTCTGCAACCGCCAATATCCCACA gttCCTCGGGTCATCCTTTGGCTGATGGTGGAGCTGGCGATCATTGGCTCAGACATGCAGGAGGTCATCGGCTGTGCCATAGCTCTCAACCTTCTCTCTGTGGGCAG GATTCCACTGTGGGCAGGAgtcctcatcaccatcacagaCACATTTGTGTTCCTCTTTCTAGATAAATATG GTCTGAGGAAACTTGAAGCTTTCTTTGGTTTTCTCATCACCGTAATGGCTCTGAGCTTTGGTTATGAG TATGTGCTGGTAAAACCAGACCAAGGGGAGGTGCTGAAGGGGATGTTCATACCTTACTGTGCAGACTGTGGGCCTGTGCAACTGGAGCAGGCAGTGGGAATAGTAGGCGCTGTCATCATGCCCCACAATATCTATCTACACTCAGCGCTGGTCAAG TCTCGGGATATTGATCGCAAAAACAAGAAGGAAGTAAGGGAAGCCAACAAGTACTACTTCATCGAGTCAACCATCGCTCTCTTCGTCTCCTTCCTCATCAACGTGTTTGTCGTAGCAGTCTTCGCTCAGGCCTTCTACAATAAAACCAACATGGAAGTG AGTCAAGAGTGCAATGCAACTGGCAGCCCTCACACAGATCTCTTCCCTCTCAACAATGGCACACTGGAGGTGGACATCTACAAAGGG GGAGTGGTCCTGGGTTGTTTCTTTGGCCCTGCAGCCCTCTACATCTGGGCGATAGGGATCCTGGCAGCTGGGCAGAGTTCCACCATGACAGGCACTTACTCTGGGCAGTTCGTCATGGAG GGTTTCCTGAACCTACGGTGGTCACGTTTTGCCCGGGTGCTGCTGACCCGCTCCATTGCCATCACGCCTACGCTGCTGGTGGCCATTTTTCAGGACGTTCAGCATCTGACAGGGATGAACGACTTCCTCAACGTGCTTCAAAGCATGCAG CTTCCATTTGCTTTGATCCCAATTCTGACCTTCACCAGTCTGACGTCCATAATGAACGACTTCGCAAATGGAAT GGTGTGGAAAATTTCCGGAGGCATCGTCATCCTGGTGGTTTGTGCAATCAACATGTACTTTGTGGTGGTTTATGTGACGGCGCTGAACAGCGTGCTGCTCTACATTATCGCTGCTCTGCTCTCCATAGCCTATCTGTGCTTTGTAGGCTACCTG GCATGGCACTGTTTGGTTGCCTTGGGGGTTTCCTGCCTGGACTTTGGCAGCAGG atGCAGCTGTCGCGGCACACAGACATTTACTTACTGACGGACATGGACACTGATAATGTGGATGAGAGATAG
- the LOC117256755 gene encoding natural resistance-associated macrophage protein 2-like isoform X2 has translation MKGGKNEKAKLKDSPQENGVQTNQYSSISPPASPVAQDEPFSTYFEEKVPIPENVNQVFSFRKLWAFTGPGFLMSIAYLDPGNIESDLQSGAKAGFKLLWVLLGATIIGLLLQRLAARLGVVTGMHLAEVCNRQYPTVPRVILWLMVELAIIGSDMQEVIGCAIALNLLSVGRIPLWAGVLITITDTFVFLFLDKYGLRKLEAFFGFLITVMALSFGYEYVLVKPDQGEVLKGMFIPYCADCGPVQLEQAVGIVGAVIMPHNIYLHSALVKSRDIDRKNKKEVREANKYYFIESTIALFVSFLINVFVVAVFAQAFYNKTNMEVSQECNATGSPHTDLFPLNNGTLEVDIYKGGVVLGCFFGPAALYIWAIGILAAGQSSTMTGTYSGQFVMEGFLNLRWSRFARVLLTRSIAITPTLLVAIFQDVQHLTGMNDFLNVLQSMQLPFALIPILTFTSLTSIMNDFANGMVWKISGGIVILVVCAINMYFVVVYVTALNSVLLYIIAALLSIAYLCFVGYLAWHCLVALGVSCLDFGSRMQLSRHTDIYLLTDMDTDNVDER, from the exons ATGAAGGGAGGAAAGAATGAAAAAGCCAAACTCA AGGACTCCCCTCAGGAGAATGGAGTCCAGACAAACCAGTACagctccatctctcctcctgcctCACCAGTGGCCCAGGACGAACCCTTCTCTACATACTTTGAAGAGAAGGTGCCCATTCCTGAGAATGTCAACCAG GTGTTCAGTTTCCGTAAACTCTGGGCCTTCACTGGACCCGGGTTTCTGATGAGTATTGCTTACCTAGATCCAGGGAACATCGAGTCAGACCTGCAGTCTGGAGCTAAAGCTGGCTTTAAG CTCCTATGGGTGCTCCTTGGAGCAACTATCATTGGGCTACTGTTGCAGAGGTTAGCTGCACGCCTCGGGGTCGTCACTGGGATGCACTTGGCTGAAGTCTGCAACCGCCAATATCCCACA gttCCTCGGGTCATCCTTTGGCTGATGGTGGAGCTGGCGATCATTGGCTCAGACATGCAGGAGGTCATCGGCTGTGCCATAGCTCTCAACCTTCTCTCTGTGGGCAG GATTCCACTGTGGGCAGGAgtcctcatcaccatcacagaCACATTTGTGTTCCTCTTTCTAGATAAATATG GTCTGAGGAAACTTGAAGCTTTCTTTGGTTTTCTCATCACCGTAATGGCTCTGAGCTTTGGTTATGAG TATGTGCTGGTAAAACCAGACCAAGGGGAGGTGCTGAAGGGGATGTTCATACCTTACTGTGCAGACTGTGGGCCTGTGCAACTGGAGCAGGCAGTGGGAATAGTAGGCGCTGTCATCATGCCCCACAATATCTATCTACACTCAGCGCTGGTCAAG TCTCGGGATATTGATCGCAAAAACAAGAAGGAAGTAAGGGAAGCCAACAAGTACTACTTCATCGAGTCAACCATCGCTCTCTTCGTCTCCTTCCTCATCAACGTGTTTGTCGTAGCAGTCTTCGCTCAGGCCTTCTACAATAAAACCAACATGGAAGTG AGTCAAGAGTGCAATGCAACTGGCAGCCCTCACACAGATCTCTTCCCTCTCAACAATGGCACACTGGAGGTGGACATCTACAAAGGG GGAGTGGTCCTGGGTTGTTTCTTTGGCCCTGCAGCCCTCTACATCTGGGCGATAGGGATCCTGGCAGCTGGGCAGAGTTCCACCATGACAGGCACTTACTCTGGGCAGTTCGTCATGGAG GGTTTCCTGAACCTACGGTGGTCACGTTTTGCCCGGGTGCTGCTGACCCGCTCCATTGCCATCACGCCTACGCTGCTGGTGGCCATTTTTCAGGACGTTCAGCATCTGACAGGGATGAACGACTTCCTCAACGTGCTTCAAAGCATGCAG CTTCCATTTGCTTTGATCCCAATTCTGACCTTCACCAGTCTGACGTCCATAATGAACGACTTCGCAAATGGAAT GGTGTGGAAAATTTCCGGAGGCATCGTCATCCTGGTGGTTTGTGCAATCAACATGTACTTTGTGGTGGTTTATGTGACGGCGCTGAACAGCGTGCTGCTCTACATTATCGCTGCTCTGCTCTCCATAGCCTATCTGTGCTTTGTAGGCTACCTG GCATGGCACTGTTTGGTTGCCTTGGGGGTTTCCTGCCTGGACTTTGGCAGCAGG atGCAGCTGTCGCGGCACACAGACATTTACTTACTGACGGACATGGACACTGATAATGTGGATGAGAGATAG
- the LOC117256755 gene encoding natural resistance-associated macrophage protein 2-like isoform X3, with protein MLMPEDSPQENGVQTNQYSSISPPASPVAQDEPFSTYFEEKVPIPENVNQVFSFRKLWAFTGPGFLMSIAYLDPGNIESDLQSGAKAGFKLLWVLLGATIIGLLLQRLAARLGVVTGMHLAEVCNRQYPTVPRVILWLMVELAIIGSDMQEVIGCAIALNLLSVGRIPLWAGVLITITDTFVFLFLDKYGLRKLEAFFGFLITVMALSFGYEYVLVKPDQGEVLKGMFIPYCADCGPVQLEQAVGIVGAVIMPHNIYLHSALVKSRDIDRKNKKEVREANKYYFIESTIALFVSFLINVFVVAVFAQAFYNKTNMEVSQECNATGSPHTDLFPLNNGTLEVDIYKGGVVLGCFFGPAALYIWAIGILAAGQSSTMTGTYSGQFVMEGFLNLRWSRFARVLLTRSIAITPTLLVAIFQDVQHLTGMNDFLNVLQSMQLPFALIPILTFTSLTSIMNDFANGMVWKISGGIVILVVCAINMYFVVVYVTALNSVLLYIIAALLSIAYLCFVGYLAWHCLVALGVSCLDFGSRMQLSRHTDIYLLTDMDTDNVDER; from the exons ATGTTGATGCctg AGGACTCCCCTCAGGAGAATGGAGTCCAGACAAACCAGTACagctccatctctcctcctgcctCACCAGTGGCCCAGGACGAACCCTTCTCTACATACTTTGAAGAGAAGGTGCCCATTCCTGAGAATGTCAACCAG GTGTTCAGTTTCCGTAAACTCTGGGCCTTCACTGGACCCGGGTTTCTGATGAGTATTGCTTACCTAGATCCAGGGAACATCGAGTCAGACCTGCAGTCTGGAGCTAAAGCTGGCTTTAAG CTCCTATGGGTGCTCCTTGGAGCAACTATCATTGGGCTACTGTTGCAGAGGTTAGCTGCACGCCTCGGGGTCGTCACTGGGATGCACTTGGCTGAAGTCTGCAACCGCCAATATCCCACA gttCCTCGGGTCATCCTTTGGCTGATGGTGGAGCTGGCGATCATTGGCTCAGACATGCAGGAGGTCATCGGCTGTGCCATAGCTCTCAACCTTCTCTCTGTGGGCAG GATTCCACTGTGGGCAGGAgtcctcatcaccatcacagaCACATTTGTGTTCCTCTTTCTAGATAAATATG GTCTGAGGAAACTTGAAGCTTTCTTTGGTTTTCTCATCACCGTAATGGCTCTGAGCTTTGGTTATGAG TATGTGCTGGTAAAACCAGACCAAGGGGAGGTGCTGAAGGGGATGTTCATACCTTACTGTGCAGACTGTGGGCCTGTGCAACTGGAGCAGGCAGTGGGAATAGTAGGCGCTGTCATCATGCCCCACAATATCTATCTACACTCAGCGCTGGTCAAG TCTCGGGATATTGATCGCAAAAACAAGAAGGAAGTAAGGGAAGCCAACAAGTACTACTTCATCGAGTCAACCATCGCTCTCTTCGTCTCCTTCCTCATCAACGTGTTTGTCGTAGCAGTCTTCGCTCAGGCCTTCTACAATAAAACCAACATGGAAGTG AGTCAAGAGTGCAATGCAACTGGCAGCCCTCACACAGATCTCTTCCCTCTCAACAATGGCACACTGGAGGTGGACATCTACAAAGGG GGAGTGGTCCTGGGTTGTTTCTTTGGCCCTGCAGCCCTCTACATCTGGGCGATAGGGATCCTGGCAGCTGGGCAGAGTTCCACCATGACAGGCACTTACTCTGGGCAGTTCGTCATGGAG GGTTTCCTGAACCTACGGTGGTCACGTTTTGCCCGGGTGCTGCTGACCCGCTCCATTGCCATCACGCCTACGCTGCTGGTGGCCATTTTTCAGGACGTTCAGCATCTGACAGGGATGAACGACTTCCTCAACGTGCTTCAAAGCATGCAG CTTCCATTTGCTTTGATCCCAATTCTGACCTTCACCAGTCTGACGTCCATAATGAACGACTTCGCAAATGGAAT GGTGTGGAAAATTTCCGGAGGCATCGTCATCCTGGTGGTTTGTGCAATCAACATGTACTTTGTGGTGGTTTATGTGACGGCGCTGAACAGCGTGCTGCTCTACATTATCGCTGCTCTGCTCTCCATAGCCTATCTGTGCTTTGTAGGCTACCTG GCATGGCACTGTTTGGTTGCCTTGGGGGTTTCCTGCCTGGACTTTGGCAGCAGG atGCAGCTGTCGCGGCACACAGACATTTACTTACTGACGGACATGGACACTGATAATGTGGATGAGAGATAG